One part of the Scatophagus argus isolate fScaArg1 chromosome 12, fScaArg1.pri, whole genome shotgun sequence genome encodes these proteins:
- the fhl1a gene encoding four and a half LIM domains protein 1a isoform X2, producing MTFYRHSGPKSYLTSTMTDRFDCYYCRDNLHGKKYVKKDEKHVCTKCFDKLCANTCAECKRPIGADSKELHHKNRYWHEDCFRCAKCYKPLAAEPFSARDDGKIMCGKCGAREDGNRCQGCYKVVMPGSQSVDYKNKVWHEECFKCFECNQPIRTQSFLTKGDDFYCVPCHDKKFSKKCFCCKQAITSGGISYQDQPWHSECFVCNSCRKPLAGARFTSHENQVYCVDCFKTDVAKKCHGCKNPITGFGHGTNVVNYEGYSWHEYCFNCKKCSLSLANKRFVINGDHIYCPDCAKKL from the exons ATGACTTTCTACAGACATTCAG GTCCCAAGAGTTATCTCACCTCCACCATGACTGATCGCTTCGACTGCTACTACTGCCGTGACAACCTGCATGGGAAGAAGTATGTGAAGAAGGACGAGAAGCACGTGTGCACCAAGTGCTTCGACAAGCTGTGCGCCAACACCTGTGCGGAGTGCAAACGCCCCATTGGTGCCGACTCCAAG gAGCTGCACCATAAGAACCGCTACTGGCATGAAGACTGTTTCCGCTGTGCCAAGTGCTACAAGCCGCTGGCCGCGGAGCCGTTCAGTGCCCGAGATGATGGCAAGATAATGTGTGGCAAGTGTGGCGCCAGGGAGGATGGCAACCGCTGCCAGGGTTGCTACAAAGTGGTCATGCCAG gaTCCCAGAGTGTGGATTACAAGAATAAGGTGTGGCACGAGGAATGCTTCAAATGCTTTGAGTGCAATCAGCCAATCCGCACTCAGAGCTTCCTGACCAAGGGTGATGACTTCTACTGCGTTCCCTGCCATGACAAGAAGTTTTCCAAGAAATGCTTCTGCTGCAAGCAG GCCATCACCTCTGGAGGAATCAGCTACCAGGACCAGCCGTGGCACTCTGAGTGCTTCGTGTGCAACAGCTGCCGTAAACCTCTTGCAGGAGCTCGCTTTACTTCCCACGAGAACCAAGTTTACTGCGTGGACTGCTTCAAGACCGATGTGGCCAAGAAGTGCCATGGCTGCAAGAACCCAATCACAG GGTTCGGCCATGGCACCAATGTGGTCAACTATGAGGGCTACTCCTGGCATGAGTATTGCTTCAACTGCAAGAAGTGCTCCCTCTCGTTGGCCAACAAGCGCTTTGTCATCAATGGAGATCACATCTACTGCCCTGACTGTGCTAAGAAGCTGTGA
- the fhl1a gene encoding four and a half LIM domains protein 1a isoform X3 has protein sequence MTDRFDCYYCRDNLHGKKYVKKDEKHVCTKCFDKLCANTCAECKRPIGADSKELHHKNRYWHEDCFRCAKCYKPLAAEPFSARDDGKIMCGKCGAREDGNRCQGCYKVVMPGSQSVDYKNKVWHEECFKCFECNQPIRTQSFLTKGDDFYCVPCHDKKFSKKCFCCKQAITSGGISYQDQPWHSECFVCNSCRKPLAGARFTSHENQVYCVDCFKTDVAKKCHGCKNPITGFGHGTNVVNYEGYSWHEYCFNCKKCSLSLANKRFVINGDHIYCPDCAKKL, from the exons ATGACTGATCGCTTCGACTGCTACTACTGCCGTGACAACCTGCATGGGAAGAAGTATGTGAAGAAGGACGAGAAGCACGTGTGCACCAAGTGCTTCGACAAGCTGTGCGCCAACACCTGTGCGGAGTGCAAACGCCCCATTGGTGCCGACTCCAAG gAGCTGCACCATAAGAACCGCTACTGGCATGAAGACTGTTTCCGCTGTGCCAAGTGCTACAAGCCGCTGGCCGCGGAGCCGTTCAGTGCCCGAGATGATGGCAAGATAATGTGTGGCAAGTGTGGCGCCAGGGAGGATGGCAACCGCTGCCAGGGTTGCTACAAAGTGGTCATGCCAG gaTCCCAGAGTGTGGATTACAAGAATAAGGTGTGGCACGAGGAATGCTTCAAATGCTTTGAGTGCAATCAGCCAATCCGCACTCAGAGCTTCCTGACCAAGGGTGATGACTTCTACTGCGTTCCCTGCCATGACAAGAAGTTTTCCAAGAAATGCTTCTGCTGCAAGCAG GCCATCACCTCTGGAGGAATCAGCTACCAGGACCAGCCGTGGCACTCTGAGTGCTTCGTGTGCAACAGCTGCCGTAAACCTCTTGCAGGAGCTCGCTTTACTTCCCACGAGAACCAAGTTTACTGCGTGGACTGCTTCAAGACCGATGTGGCCAAGAAGTGCCATGGCTGCAAGAACCCAATCACAG GGTTCGGCCATGGCACCAATGTGGTCAACTATGAGGGCTACTCCTGGCATGAGTATTGCTTCAACTGCAAGAAGTGCTCCCTCTCGTTGGCCAACAAGCGCTTTGTCATCAATGGAGATCACATCTACTGCCCTGACTGTGCTAAGAAGCTGTGA
- the fhl1a gene encoding four and a half LIM domains protein 1a isoform X1, which produces MGSSSFHLQCSENHGDFRKGPKSYLTSTMTDRFDCYYCRDNLHGKKYVKKDEKHVCTKCFDKLCANTCAECKRPIGADSKELHHKNRYWHEDCFRCAKCYKPLAAEPFSARDDGKIMCGKCGAREDGNRCQGCYKVVMPGSQSVDYKNKVWHEECFKCFECNQPIRTQSFLTKGDDFYCVPCHDKKFSKKCFCCKQAITSGGISYQDQPWHSECFVCNSCRKPLAGARFTSHENQVYCVDCFKTDVAKKCHGCKNPITGFGHGTNVVNYEGYSWHEYCFNCKKCSLSLANKRFVINGDHIYCPDCAKKL; this is translated from the exons ATGGGATCATCTAGTTTTCACTTGCAATGTTCAGAGAATCATGGGGACTTTAGAAAAG GTCCCAAGAGTTATCTCACCTCCACCATGACTGATCGCTTCGACTGCTACTACTGCCGTGACAACCTGCATGGGAAGAAGTATGTGAAGAAGGACGAGAAGCACGTGTGCACCAAGTGCTTCGACAAGCTGTGCGCCAACACCTGTGCGGAGTGCAAACGCCCCATTGGTGCCGACTCCAAG gAGCTGCACCATAAGAACCGCTACTGGCATGAAGACTGTTTCCGCTGTGCCAAGTGCTACAAGCCGCTGGCCGCGGAGCCGTTCAGTGCCCGAGATGATGGCAAGATAATGTGTGGCAAGTGTGGCGCCAGGGAGGATGGCAACCGCTGCCAGGGTTGCTACAAAGTGGTCATGCCAG gaTCCCAGAGTGTGGATTACAAGAATAAGGTGTGGCACGAGGAATGCTTCAAATGCTTTGAGTGCAATCAGCCAATCCGCACTCAGAGCTTCCTGACCAAGGGTGATGACTTCTACTGCGTTCCCTGCCATGACAAGAAGTTTTCCAAGAAATGCTTCTGCTGCAAGCAG GCCATCACCTCTGGAGGAATCAGCTACCAGGACCAGCCGTGGCACTCTGAGTGCTTCGTGTGCAACAGCTGCCGTAAACCTCTTGCAGGAGCTCGCTTTACTTCCCACGAGAACCAAGTTTACTGCGTGGACTGCTTCAAGACCGATGTGGCCAAGAAGTGCCATGGCTGCAAGAACCCAATCACAG GGTTCGGCCATGGCACCAATGTGGTCAACTATGAGGGCTACTCCTGGCATGAGTATTGCTTCAACTGCAAGAAGTGCTCCCTCTCGTTGGCCAACAAGCGCTTTGTCATCAATGGAGATCACATCTACTGCCCTGACTGTGCTAAGAAGCTGTGA